Proteins from a genomic interval of Rosa chinensis cultivar Old Blush chromosome 2, RchiOBHm-V2, whole genome shotgun sequence:
- the LOC112187858 gene encoding putative laccase-9 → MKSLKRTTGPVMSTQFPVFAVLIIILQIFISLARAEVHYYDFIVKEVNFTRLCESKLMLVVNESFPGPELRARKGDTIYVNVYNQGFYGFTIHWHGVKQPRNPWFDGPEYVTQCPISPGTNFTYQVQLTTEEGTVWWHAHSDWTRASVHGTIVVLPALGTTFPFPEPDEEESIVFGSWYLGNLKQTIDECMVPENATNLPEADAYTINGQPGDFALCSQNSTYRLKVDYGKTYLLRILNANIDAEMYFAIAEHNLTMVGMDGSYTKPINTSYIMISPGQTMDVLLNTNSTLGSYYMVAREYVSATVNSVSSYLDDAVAILEYNGNYTTSEAPIYPENLPMSLSQEPAYDFLRKIRSLATPEYPINVPKESDVTKRMYITASSNALYCTPDLGPTCVNISWAASVNNISWVNPSESILQAYYNNISEPVYETDFPDEPPVYFNFTDDSSAIDVGLTVQGTKVTMLEYNETVEMVFQGTDVEGAAVNHPMHVHGLSFYVLGFGFGNYFAERDSKTFNLIDPPYVATFITPKNGWVALRFVANNPGVWFWHCHMERHLTWGMESAFIVKNGGTPETTMLPPPATMPSCDVPLKSSAILEKQLERTN, encoded by the exons ATGAAATCCCTGAAGAGAACTACTGGTCCAGTGATGTCGACACAGTTTCCAGTGTTCGCTGTCCTTATTATCATCCTACAGATCTTCATCTCTCTGGCCCGAGCCGAAGTGCATTACTACGATTTTATA GTTAAGGAGGTAAACTTCACAAGACTGTGCGAGTCAAAGCTCATGTTAGTAGTAAACGAGAGTTTTCCGGGTCCAGAATTACGAGCTCGCAAAGGGGATACAATTTATGTTAATGTTTACAATCAAGGATTTTATGGTTTCACCATTCACTG GCATGGAGTAAAGCAACCAAGAAATCCATGGTTTGATGGCCCGGAATATGTGACACAATGCCCAATTTCACCGGGAACAAATTTTACCTATCAAGTTCAATTGACCACAGAAGAAGGAACTGTATGGTGGCATGCTCATAGTGACTGGACGAGAGCTAGCGTTCACGGTACCATTGTCGTCTTGCCTGCTCTTGGAACAACATTTCCATTTCCTGAGCCCGATGAAGAGGAGAGCATTGTGTTTG GATCTTGGTATTTGGGAAATTTGAAACAAACGATTGACGAGTGTATGGTGCCAGAAAATGCTACCAACTTACCCGAAGCAGATGCTTACACAATAAATGGCCAACCTGGGGATTTTGCTCTATGCTCCCAGA ATTCAACATATCGTCTTAAGGTGGACTATGGCAAGACGTATCTTCTTCGGATACTGAACGCCAATATTGATGCAGAGATGTACTTTGCTATTGCTGAGCACAATCTCACTATGGTTGGCATGGACGGTTCCTATACCAAACCCATCAACACAAGCTACATAATGATAAGCCCTGGACAAACAATGGATGTATTGCTCAACACAAATTCGACTCTGGGCAGCTATTACATGGTCGCAAGAGAATACGTGAGTGCTACAGTTAACTCAGTATCTAGCTATCTGGATGATGCTGTTGCAATCCTTGAATATAATGGCAACTATACCACTTCGGAAGCTCCGATATATCCTGAAAACCTTCCCATGTCCTTATCCCAAGAACCAGCATACGACTTCCTCAGGAAAATTAGAAGCTTAGCCACCCCAGAATATCCTATAAATGTCCCAAAAGAGAGTGACGTTACTAAGAGAATGTATATAACAGCTTCCTCCAACGCTCTTTACTGTACTCCAGATTTAGGTCCCACATGCGTCAACATATCTTGGGCTGCAAGCGTCAATAATATTAGTTGGGTTAATCCATCAGAATCTATCTTGCAAGCCTACTACAA CAACATAAGCGAACCAGTTTATGAAACAGACTTCCCTGATGAGCCGCCTGTTTATTTTAACTTCACTGATGATTCATCAGCAATAGATGTAGGCTTAACAGTCCAAGGGACAAAGGTGACGATGCTGGAATACAATGAAACAGTTGAGATGGTGTTTCAAGGAACTGATGTGGAGGGAGCGGCCGTGAATCATCCAATGCACGTGCATGGACTTAGCTTTTATGtgcttggttttggttttgggaattACTTCGCCGAGAGGGACTCAAAAaccttcaatttgattgatcctCCTTATGTAGCAACGTTCATAACTCCAAAAAATGGATGGGTAGCTCTCAGATTCGTAGCGAATAATCCAG GTGTATGGTTTTGGCACTGTCATATGGAGAGACACTTGACATGGGGTATGGAGTCTGCTTTTATAGTGAAGAACGGGGGCACACCTGAGACTACTATGCTCCCTCCTCCGGCTACAATGCCTTCCTGTGACGTTCCATTGAAGTCTTCAGCCATCCTAGAGAAGCAACTAGAACGGACTAATTAA
- the LOC112184926 gene encoding laccase-21, which produces MLLNTNSALGSYYMVGREYLSATVDTASDDDAIAILEYNGNYTTSEAPLFPEQVPDSLSQAPAFNFYRKIRSLATPEYPISVPKESDITTKMYITASANALYCTPDLGPTCVNISFAASVNNISWVNPRESILQAYYNNISEPVYETDFPDEPPVYFNFTAIAMTLDPVLTVQGTKVKVLEYNETVEMGFQGTDVMGGSVNHPMHLHGHSFYVLGFGFGNYFAERDSKTFNLIDPPYVATFITPKNGWVALRFVANNPGVWFWHCHMERHLTWGMESAFIVKNGGTPETTMLPPPATMPLHGSYQLFAVRK; this is translated from the exons atgttGCTCAACACAAATTCGGCTCTGGGGAGCTATTACATGGTCGGAAGAGAATACCTAAGTGCTACAGTTGATACAGCATCTGACGATGATGCTATTGCAATCCTTGAATATAATGGCAACTATACCACTTCAGAAGCTCCTTTATTTCCCGAACAGGTTCCCGATTCCTTATCCCAAGCACCAGCATTCAACTTCTACAGAAAAATCAGAAGCTTAGCCACCCCAGAGTATCCTATAAGTGTCCCAAAAGAGAG TGATATCACTACCAAAATGTACATAACAGCTTCCGCCAACGCTCTTTACTGTACTCCAGATTTAGGTCCCACATGCGTCAATATATCTTTTGCCGCAAGCGTCAATAATATTAGTTGGGTCAATCCGAGGGAATCTATCTTGCAAGCCTACTACAA CAACATAAGCGAGCCGGTTTATGAAACAGATTTCCCAGATGAACCGCCTGTTTATTTTAACTTCACTGCAATAGCGATGACACTAGATCCAGTGTTAACAGTTCAAGGGACAAAGGTCAAGGTGCTAGAATATAATGAAACAGTTGAGATGGGGTTTCAAGGAACTGATGTGATGGGAGGTTCCGTGAATCATCCAATGCACCTGCATGGACATAGCTTTTATGtgcttggttttggttttgggaattACTTCGCCGAGAGGGACTCAAAAaccttcaatttgattgatcctCCTTATGTAGCAACGTTCATAACTCCAAAAAATGGATGGGTAGCTCTCAGATTCGTAGCGAATAATCCAG GTGTATGGTTTTGGCATTGTCATATGGAGAGACACTTGACATGGGGTATGGAGTCTGCTTTTATAGTGAAGAACGGGGGCACACCTGAGACTACTATGCTCCCCCCTCCGGCTACAATGCCTTTGCATGGCAGCTACCAGCTATTCGCTGTAAGAAAGTAG